In Saccharomonospora marina XMU15, one genomic interval encodes:
- a CDS encoding Hsp70 family protein, with protein MRYVLGIHLGATRATAAVSRYQGGPWGPPEVVTLSAGAPWVDAVVYVSRDGDLLVGQAALHRAPAEPERIARSPLHRTGDPVPFVLGDVSYPAESLAAALIGWVADRVAEVEGSQPERIVVTHPPSWSAFRRGLLHEALDQAQLPGVLALPSPIAAAESCLWNQDIEVGKAVAVCAIGGEHVETAVLRRGPLGFELLNHAGGEAAAGSQLDDLLMRHVLPRAGIDENDPGAMARLRSACIAAKERLSQVPEVIVTEEVYLNREEFEHLARPVLGAAVSRLERLASTVAPEQLACATLAGGTARIPLATRLAQTMLSCPVAVDEDPGTALCRGAALAAQPRHEPAPEPAPAETSGTLVTGSHELPAVFGQADEELEPPPPRPPVEITPLEPPKRRFSLARKGGSSTTERDEDR; from the coding sequence ATGCGCTATGTGCTGGGCATTCACCTCGGCGCGACCCGTGCCACCGCGGCGGTGTCCAGGTACCAGGGGGGCCCGTGGGGCCCGCCCGAGGTGGTGACGCTGTCGGCCGGCGCGCCGTGGGTCGACGCCGTGGTGTACGTCTCCCGCGACGGCGACCTGCTGGTCGGCCAGGCGGCCCTGCACCGCGCGCCCGCCGAGCCGGAACGTATCGCCCGGTCCCCCCTACACCGAACGGGTGACCCAGTGCCGTTCGTGCTCGGCGACGTGTCGTACCCGGCCGAGTCGCTCGCCGCCGCGTTGATCGGCTGGGTGGCCGACAGGGTGGCCGAGGTGGAGGGATCGCAACCGGAGCGCATCGTGGTCACCCACCCGCCGAGTTGGTCGGCGTTTCGGCGCGGGCTGCTGCACGAGGCGCTCGACCAGGCGCAGCTGCCCGGCGTGCTGGCACTGCCCAGTCCGATCGCGGCGGCGGAGAGCTGCCTGTGGAACCAGGACATCGAGGTGGGCAAGGCCGTCGCGGTGTGTGCGATCGGCGGGGAACACGTCGAGACCGCCGTGCTGCGCAGGGGCCCGCTGGGGTTCGAACTGCTCAACCACGCGGGCGGCGAGGCGGCGGCCGGTTCCCAACTCGACGATTTGCTGATGCGCCACGTGCTGCCGCGCGCGGGAATCGACGAGAACGACCCCGGCGCCATGGCGCGGCTTCGATCCGCCTGCATCGCCGCCAAGGAGCGGCTTTCCCAGGTTCCCGAGGTGATCGTGACCGAGGAGGTCTATCTCAACCGCGAGGAGTTCGAGCACCTGGCGAGGCCGGTACTCGGTGCGGCCGTGAGCAGGCTGGAACGGCTGGCGTCCACCGTCGCACCCGAACAGCTGGCGTGCGCGACTCTCGCCGGTGGCACCGCCCGCATCCCCCTTGCCACGCGACTGGCGCAGACTATGCTTTCGTGCCCTGTCGCGGTCGACGAGGACCCCGGCACCGCGCTGTGCCGAGGTGCCGCGCTCGCCGCGCAACCACGGCACGAACCCGCACCCGAGCCCGCACCGGCGGAGACCTCAGGCACGCTCGTCACGGGCAGCCACGAGCTACCCGCCGTGTTCGGGCAGGCCGACGAGGAGCTCGAACCGCCGCCACCACGGCCGCCGGTGGAGATCACTCCACTCGAGCCACCGAAGCGGCGGTTCTCCCTCGCCCGCAAGGGCGGCTCCTCGACAACCGAACGAGACGAGGACCGTTGA
- a CDS encoding helix-turn-helix domain-containing protein, producing MIATHSDIVLDDPTRELCAAVASGRLKPARLAIVAPGGYGKTAVLDQLALGCERGGVPTARFGEHDGAELVLVDDAHELAEPQLARLRELAENERTGLVIATRPWPRSADLNGALARLRGQLVLRPLDRQRVAALLGKERAGLAEFVHKQTGGVPGFVTRLATAIGEEPEIPARALAEFRPELDRLGQDTLLLLLAARAGSGLDADLLGGLLGRDHAGVADAVDAARATGLLAHDGALLPIAARALDALVPADRRLAVSQRLVRLQLRRAGPVLTLVRPLLGSGYTGTEAAAAFEAAAAEAADTDPALAARLLSAAVDAGRSPTAVGARWAEAAARTGDLDTALRLADQVIADPQAPERGQAALTAGTALVHRGQLARSAELYRWSATELSELYAVLCLVGTGRLDEARAVRLEPGSAQPPTLLSGAMSAMARGVLESVTGVASGALSTLVNAAEMLEPAGGSPLLPESPSALGALVGIHCGELEIAQALLERAIAAESGGRVLANRHRLLLAWIAMVRGDTELATQRLATVESDLTPRDWLFAVGLRAGLARRASDLAGLRTIWGEACEAVMRHRVDVFTLLPFGEFVVAAARLGDRDRLALHVRQAGELLHALGDPPLWSTPLHWSGLHAAIMAEQQAEAREHVAALASGADHSRYHAVVAEAAACWLNVLTGAVDPQRVEAAAKGLHGVGLWWDGARLAGQAAIRTTDRAAMVSLLDCARILQGRSSAGSATPGRTPALSERERQVAELVVAGMTYKQVGDRLFISAKTVEHHMARMRQRLGATSRSELLAQLRGILAEES from the coding sequence TTGATCGCAACGCACTCCGACATCGTGCTCGACGATCCGACGCGCGAGCTGTGCGCTGCCGTCGCGAGCGGGCGGCTCAAGCCGGCAAGGCTCGCGATCGTCGCGCCGGGTGGTTACGGCAAGACGGCAGTACTGGACCAGCTCGCCCTCGGTTGCGAGCGCGGCGGCGTTCCTACCGCCCGCTTCGGCGAGCACGACGGAGCCGAGCTGGTGCTCGTCGACGACGCCCACGAACTGGCGGAGCCGCAACTGGCGCGGCTGCGCGAACTCGCTGAGAACGAACGCACCGGGCTGGTGATCGCCACCCGGCCCTGGCCGAGGTCGGCGGACCTCAACGGCGCGCTGGCACGGCTACGCGGCCAACTCGTACTGCGGCCACTCGACCGCCAGCGGGTCGCGGCGCTGCTCGGCAAGGAACGCGCGGGGCTGGCCGAGTTCGTGCACAAGCAGACCGGCGGGGTTCCCGGCTTCGTGACCCGGCTGGCCACCGCCATCGGTGAGGAACCGGAGATTCCGGCACGCGCGCTGGCGGAGTTTCGGCCCGAACTCGACCGGCTCGGTCAGGACACGCTGCTGCTCCTGCTCGCCGCGAGGGCGGGCTCGGGACTGGACGCCGACCTGCTGGGCGGGTTGCTGGGCCGTGACCACGCGGGTGTCGCCGATGCCGTGGACGCCGCGCGAGCGACCGGACTGCTCGCCCATGACGGCGCACTGCTGCCGATCGCGGCGCGAGCGCTCGACGCGCTGGTGCCTGCCGACCGCAGGTTGGCCGTGTCGCAGCGGCTCGTCCGGCTGCAGCTGCGGCGGGCCGGTCCGGTCCTCACGCTCGTCCGGCCGTTGCTCGGCAGCGGCTACACCGGCACAGAGGCCGCGGCCGCGTTCGAAGCCGCGGCGGCCGAAGCGGCCGACACCGATCCTGCGCTGGCCGCCAGGCTGCTCTCCGCCGCTGTCGACGCGGGCAGGTCGCCGACGGCCGTCGGGGCCCGCTGGGCGGAGGCCGCCGCCCGCACCGGCGATCTGGACACCGCGCTGCGGCTGGCCGACCAGGTGATCGCCGACCCGCAGGCGCCCGAGCGGGGCCAGGCGGCGCTGACGGCAGGCACCGCGCTCGTGCACCGCGGTCAGCTGGCGCGAAGTGCCGAACTGTACCGCTGGTCGGCGACGGAATTGTCCGAGCTGTACGCCGTGCTGTGCCTGGTCGGCACGGGCAGGCTCGACGAGGCACGAGCGGTTCGTCTCGAACCCGGCAGCGCACAGCCGCCGACGCTGTTGTCCGGCGCGATGTCCGCCATGGCGCGTGGCGTGCTGGAGTCGGTGACCGGTGTCGCGTCGGGCGCGCTGTCCACACTGGTCAACGCGGCGGAGATGCTGGAGCCCGCAGGCGGCTCACCGCTGCTGCCGGAAAGCCCTTCCGCGCTCGGCGCACTGGTGGGTATCCACTGTGGTGAGTTGGAGATCGCGCAGGCCCTGCTGGAACGCGCGATCGCCGCCGAGTCGGGTGGCCGAGTGTTGGCGAACCGGCACCGGCTGCTGCTCGCCTGGATCGCGATGGTTCGTGGCGACACCGAGCTCGCGACGCAGCGGCTGGCAACGGTGGAGTCCGACCTCACCCCGAGGGACTGGCTGTTCGCGGTGGGGCTTCGGGCAGGACTCGCCCGCAGAGCCAGCGACCTCGCCGGGTTGCGCACGATCTGGGGCGAGGCGTGCGAGGCGGTGATGCGCCACCGGGTGGATGTGTTCACGTTGTTGCCGTTCGGGGAGTTCGTCGTGGCCGCGGCGAGGCTCGGCGATCGCGACCGGCTCGCCCTCCACGTCAGGCAGGCAGGCGAGCTGCTGCACGCGCTCGGCGACCCACCACTGTGGAGCACGCCGCTGCACTGGAGCGGGCTGCATGCGGCGATCATGGCAGAGCAGCAGGCGGAGGCGCGCGAACATGTCGCGGCGCTGGCGAGCGGGGCCGACCACAGTCGCTACCACGCCGTCGTCGCCGAGGCCGCGGCATGCTGGCTCAACGTGCTGACCGGCGCCGTCGACCCGCAACGGGTCGAGGCCGCGGCGAAGGGACTGCACGGCGTGGGGCTGTGGTGGGACGGTGCCCGGCTGGCCGGGCAGGCCGCGATCAGGACCACCGACCGTGCCGCGATGGTGTCCCTGCTCGACTGCGCGCGGATACTGCAGGGGCGGTCGAGCGCGGGCTCGGCGACGCCGGGCCGCACACCCGCGCTCAGCGAGCGGGAGCGGCAGGTCGCCGAGTTGGTGGTGGCGGGCATGACCTACAAGCAGGTCGGAGACCGGCTTTTCATCTCGGCGAAAACGGTGGAGCACCACATGGCCCGCATGCGGCAGCGGTTGGGAGCCACCAGCCGCAGCGAGTTGCTGGCGCAGCTGCGCGGCATTCTCGCCGAGGAGTCGTGA
- a CDS encoding LacI family DNA-binding transcriptional regulator yields the protein MGEVSDPPVTLRTLADRLGLHVSTVSRVLHAKPGETQRAASSATIRRVRKLADELGYRPNPHASSLRTKRSNLVAVLVPRLSDTVLAAICEGIEEAAGERGLSTIITSTKDVPALRRARAELALGQRVDGIIFGDAVVDGALLAEISARGTPFVLVNRRAAGYPAVTCDDYVGGRMVADHLLGLGHTDVAVVAGRPYASTGIDRAQGFLDAYADAGIELPTHRFTHCAFDERGGHEATARLLDQATRPPSAVFAVTDAAALGAVGALRDRGIRVGTDIAVAGFGDTAIAAELPVPLTTVRSPMHRIGRIGLELLGELLRGGQVASRRLRPELVIRESTTSARPRP from the coding sequence GTGGGCGAGGTCAGCGACCCCCCGGTGACGCTTCGCACGCTCGCCGATCGGTTGGGATTGCACGTCTCGACCGTTTCCCGCGTGCTGCACGCCAAGCCTGGCGAAACCCAGCGCGCGGCGTCCAGCGCGACGATCCGACGAGTCCGAAAGCTGGCCGACGAACTCGGCTACCGGCCCAACCCGCATGCCAGCAGCCTGCGCACCAAGCGCAGCAACCTCGTCGCGGTGCTCGTGCCCCGGCTGTCGGACACCGTGTTGGCGGCGATCTGCGAGGGCATCGAGGAGGCGGCGGGCGAGCGGGGCCTGTCGACGATCATCACCAGCACCAAGGACGTGCCCGCCCTGCGGCGGGCCCGCGCCGAACTGGCTCTCGGCCAGCGGGTGGACGGCATCATCTTCGGTGACGCCGTTGTGGACGGTGCCTTGCTCGCCGAGATCTCCGCGCGCGGCACACCGTTCGTGCTCGTCAATCGGCGTGCGGCCGGGTATCCCGCGGTGACCTGTGACGACTACGTCGGCGGCCGGATGGTCGCCGACCACCTGCTCGGCCTCGGCCACACCGACGTGGCGGTGGTGGCGGGCCGGCCGTACGCCAGCACCGGGATCGACCGCGCACAAGGCTTCCTCGACGCCTACGCCGACGCAGGCATCGAGCTGCCGACGCACCGGTTCACCCACTGCGCGTTCGACGAGCGCGGCGGGCACGAGGCCACCGCACGACTGCTCGATCAGGCCACGCGCCCACCGTCCGCCGTGTTCGCGGTGACAGACGCCGCGGCGCTCGGCGCTGTCGGCGCGCTTCGAGACCGCGGCATCCGGGTGGGCACCGACATCGCCGTGGCCGGATTCGGCGACACTGCGATCGCAGCCGAGTTGCCCGTGCCACTGACCACGGTGCGCTCACCGATGCACCGGATCGGCCGAATCGGCCTGGAGTTGCTCGGCGAACTGCTGCGCGGCGGTCAGGTCGCCTCCCGGCGGCTGCGGCCGGAACTGGTGATCCGCGAGTCCACCACCTCGGCACGGCCACGGCCGTAA
- a CDS encoding MarR family winged helix-turn-helix transcriptional regulator, with translation MNAAPRRRAMERFMRAGRESSRLSVMFRFAIAAKLDLTVTDMECLDFLMEAGQATAGRLADQTKLTTGAVTGMLRRLERAGYITTERDPADRRRVIVTPVPEKVDRGRQLYARYGEQVEQVVADCTTEELDFLADHYDRMSEAYLAQLNVLRDSDIP, from the coding sequence GTGAACGCTGCCCCCCGCAGGCGCGCGATGGAGCGTTTCATGCGCGCGGGCAGGGAGTCGTCCCGGCTGTCGGTGATGTTCCGGTTCGCGATCGCGGCCAAGCTGGACCTGACCGTGACCGACATGGAATGCCTGGACTTCCTCATGGAAGCAGGACAGGCCACGGCGGGCCGGCTGGCGGATCAGACCAAGCTCACCACCGGAGCCGTTACCGGAATGCTTCGCCGGCTGGAACGCGCAGGCTACATCACCACCGAGCGCGATCCCGCCGACCGGCGCAGGGTCATCGTCACGCCCGTGCCTGAGAAGGTCGACCGGGGCAGGCAACTGTATGCGCGATACGGCGAGCAGGTCGAGCAGGTCGTGGCCGACTGCACCACCGAAGAACTGGATTTCCTCGCCGATCACTACGACCGGATGAGCGAGGCCTACCTCGCGCAACTGAACGTTCTTCGCGACAGCGACATCCCGTGA
- a CDS encoding FAD-dependent oxidoreductase — protein MGSSNGALGPVAVVGAGLSGLCLAQYLSRAGVDVHVYEKDPGPFVRRQGYRITADEHGLAALRASLPPRLYELVLATGGEPGGHFRFTDERLRDAFKLTFRSTPDGGRQLDRQVLRSSLLVGLDDRVHYGKAAASLRQEDGDELLLEFADDTSVRASLVVGADGIGSALRARIAPGGEPVSAGLAGIYGRTPLEQHGKQVVPDVLRTSGVLALGKAPGRSFFFTSMRFPEPPQAVFDRLAPDHKPPPCDDYVMWGLTLHTAEVPEEIRADPLGLRTLAARLAHGFHPLIARLIDTADDDATVLSRFVVGQRPTTWSLPRATLLGDAVHAMPPFGAHGGNTALQDAALLGRKLLDSQANGTSVAAAVAAYQTEMQRYAFKAVDSAAAMMRRLTTDGIQKWLMMRVLPKLHRVTVPETV, from the coding sequence ATGGGATCATCGAATGGTGCGCTCGGGCCGGTGGCCGTCGTCGGCGCGGGACTGTCGGGTTTGTGTTTGGCGCAGTACCTGTCGCGGGCAGGCGTCGACGTGCACGTTTACGAGAAGGACCCGGGCCCCTTCGTCCGGCGGCAGGGCTACCGGATCACCGCGGACGAACACGGCCTCGCGGCGTTACGGGCGAGCCTTCCGCCGCGGTTGTACGAACTGGTGCTGGCGACCGGCGGTGAGCCCGGCGGACACTTCCGGTTCACCGACGAGCGCCTTCGTGACGCCTTCAAGCTCACCTTTCGCAGCACCCCGGATGGCGGGCGGCAGCTGGATCGGCAAGTACTGCGATCGAGCCTGCTCGTAGGGCTCGACGACCGCGTCCACTACGGCAAGGCTGCCGCCAGCTTGCGGCAGGAGGACGGTGACGAACTGCTGCTGGAATTCGCCGACGACACTTCGGTGCGGGCCTCGCTTGTGGTCGGTGCTGACGGTATCGGATCGGCGTTGCGCGCGCGGATCGCGCCCGGTGGTGAGCCCGTCAGTGCCGGGCTGGCCGGGATCTACGGGCGGACGCCACTGGAGCAGCACGGCAAGCAGGTGGTCCCGGACGTGCTGAGAACGAGCGGCGTACTGGCGCTGGGAAAGGCGCCTGGCCGCTCGTTCTTCTTCACCTCGATGCGGTTTCCCGAACCGCCGCAAGCGGTGTTCGACCGGCTCGCCCCGGACCACAAGCCGCCGCCCTGCGATGACTACGTCATGTGGGGACTCACGCTCCACACAGCGGAGGTACCCGAGGAGATCCGTGCCGACCCGCTTGGCCTGCGCACGCTCGCCGCCCGGCTCGCCCACGGATTCCACCCGCTCATCGCGAGGTTGATCGACACCGCCGACGACGACGCGACGGTGTTGAGCAGGTTCGTCGTCGGACAGCGGCCGACGACATGGTCCTTGCCCCGTGCCACGCTGCTGGGCGACGCGGTTCACGCCATGCCGCCGTTCGGTGCCCACGGCGGCAACACCGCCTTGCAAGACGCGGCCCTGTTGGGTCGCAAGCTGCTCGACAGCCAGGCCAACGGCACCTCGGTGGCGGCCGCGGTCGCCGCATACCAGACCGAGATGCAGCGTTACGCTTTCAAGGCCGTCGACAGCGCGGCAGCCATGATGCGCCGCCTGACGACTGATGGAATACAGAAATGGTTGATGATGCGCGTACTGCCGAAGCTGCACCGGGTGACGGTGCCGGAAACGGTGTGA
- a CDS encoding DUF2075 domain-containing protein yields MLLADLADAGLGHVEVLLEHRLPHSPKRVDAVICGTHPRTGEPSYVLVELKQWSSAELVAYDLVRVPGYGADTLLHPVEQVRAYCQYLIDSTPALATRPHLVHGIAYLHNAQESGIASLKQHAPSEHGRLFTLEDRAELIEHLRAVLDREGSRTAALASADDFLNFHHAPSKPLLNLAAKEIQEREQFILLDEQKVAYEIVMRALHKARAASTKTVVVVLGGPGSGKSAIALSLVGELARSGRPVHHATGSSAFTNTMRKIAGRRNRRVQGLFKYFNNYTAAEPRELDVLICDEAHRIRETSVNRYTRREVRERAGRQIDELIDVASVPVFLLDENQIVRPGEMGSLDEITAAAEARGCELEVVHLHGQFRCGGSTAFDTWVARLLGLEPLPPLPWSQLALPLDDEFVVISAESPQAMESWLLMKQAEHGGTARMAAGYCWPWSDPIMADSGKCLVEDVVIGDWKRPWNAKPDKRVPDAPESYYWASDERGFGQVGCIYTAQGFEYDWAGVIFGPDFVRRDGRWVARRGHSHDPAVKKAGELQFAGLIRNTYKVLLTRGMRGVCLYSTDEETQAFLAEMAR; encoded by the coding sequence GTGCTGCTGGCAGACCTCGCCGACGCTGGTCTAGGACACGTCGAGGTTCTTCTCGAACACCGGTTGCCGCACAGCCCCAAGCGCGTCGACGCCGTTATCTGCGGTACTCACCCAAGAACCGGCGAGCCGAGCTATGTGCTCGTGGAGCTGAAGCAGTGGTCCAGCGCGGAACTCGTCGCCTACGACCTGGTCCGCGTTCCCGGCTACGGTGCTGACACCCTGTTGCACCCCGTCGAACAGGTGCGCGCCTACTGCCAGTACCTCATCGACTCGACACCGGCCCTCGCCACGCGGCCCCATTTGGTACATGGCATCGCCTACCTGCACAACGCCCAGGAATCAGGCATAGCGTCGCTGAAGCAGCACGCACCGAGTGAGCACGGTCGACTCTTCACGCTGGAGGACAGGGCCGAACTGATAGAGCATCTGCGAGCTGTTCTCGACCGCGAAGGCAGCCGCACAGCCGCACTCGCCTCGGCCGACGACTTCCTGAACTTCCATCATGCTCCGTCGAAGCCACTACTGAACCTCGCGGCCAAGGAGATTCAGGAGCGAGAACAGTTCATTCTGCTCGATGAGCAGAAAGTAGCCTATGAAATCGTCATGCGGGCGCTGCACAAGGCTCGCGCAGCAAGCACGAAGACCGTCGTGGTCGTTCTCGGCGGACCCGGCTCGGGAAAGAGCGCCATCGCATTGAGCCTTGTCGGCGAGCTCGCCCGAAGCGGACGCCCAGTGCACCACGCGACGGGCTCCAGCGCGTTCACCAACACCATGCGCAAGATCGCTGGTAGGCGGAACCGACGGGTACAGGGACTGTTCAAGTACTTCAACAACTACACCGCGGCCGAGCCTCGGGAACTCGATGTGCTGATCTGTGATGAAGCGCACCGGATTCGCGAGACGAGCGTCAACCGATACACCAGAAGGGAAGTCCGCGAGCGTGCGGGCCGACAGATCGACGAACTGATAGACGTGGCGTCGGTCCCGGTCTTCTTGCTCGATGAAAACCAGATCGTTCGGCCAGGCGAGATGGGCTCGCTCGACGAGATCACCGCCGCTGCCGAGGCGAGAGGGTGCGAGCTCGAAGTCGTCCACCTCCACGGACAGTTTCGCTGTGGCGGGTCGACCGCGTTCGACACCTGGGTCGCTCGCCTTCTCGGCCTGGAACCACTGCCGCCGCTGCCCTGGAGCCAACTCGCCTTGCCGCTCGACGACGAGTTCGTGGTCATCAGCGCCGAGTCTCCGCAAGCCATGGAGTCCTGGCTACTGATGAAGCAGGCCGAGCACGGCGGGACCGCGCGGATGGCAGCAGGCTATTGCTGGCCGTGGAGCGACCCGATCATGGCGGACAGCGGCAAGTGTCTCGTCGAAGACGTGGTGATCGGCGACTGGAAGCGACCCTGGAACGCCAAGCCTGACAAGCGAGTTCCGGACGCGCCCGAATCATACTACTGGGCATCCGACGAGCGTGGCTTCGGCCAGGTCGGCTGCATCTACACGGCGCAGGGGTTCGAGTACGACTGGGCGGGAGTGATCTTCGGCCCCGACTTCGTTCGCCGGGACGGGCGGTGGGTGGCGCGGCGAGGGCATTCCCACGATCCCGCGGTCAAGAAGGCCGGGGAACTGCAGTTCGCCGGCCTCATCCGCAACACCTACAAGGTTCTGCTGACGCGCGGCATGCGAGGCGTCTGCCTGTATTCCACCGACGAGGAAACCCAAGCGTTCCTGGCTGAGATGGCGCGCTGA
- a CDS encoding GNAT family N-acetyltransferase, giving the protein MTVNSASGCSPASGGVLRTRRMWLRRFTAADAESLAALHGDPEVMRYLDDGRPVPPTVVVERTLPAILREYDQLPDGHGCFAATELASGSFLGWFSLRPASSVGLDGGIELGYRLRRAVWGRGYATEGARALVHNAFAALGVQRLVATTMAVNTASRRVLEKAGLRLVRTFHQAWPEPIEGAEHGDVEYALTRESWQRDLPG; this is encoded by the coding sequence GTGACGGTGAACAGTGCGAGCGGATGCTCGCCCGCCTCGGGCGGGGTGCTGCGAACCCGCCGGATGTGGCTGCGCCGCTTCACGGCGGCCGACGCGGAATCGCTGGCGGCCCTGCACGGCGACCCGGAGGTGATGCGCTACCTCGATGACGGGCGGCCGGTGCCGCCCACCGTCGTGGTTGAGCGGACCCTGCCCGCGATCCTGCGTGAGTACGACCAACTTCCGGACGGGCACGGCTGCTTCGCCGCCACCGAACTGGCCAGTGGCAGCTTCCTGGGTTGGTTCAGCTTGCGGCCCGCGAGCAGCGTCGGCCTCGACGGCGGGATCGAACTGGGATATCGGCTCCGCCGCGCGGTGTGGGGGAGGGGGTATGCGACCGAAGGGGCCCGCGCGCTGGTTCACAACGCCTTCGCCGCGCTCGGCGTGCAACGGTTGGTCGCGACCACGATGGCGGTCAACACCGCATCCCGGCGGGTGCTGGAGAAGGCGGGGCTACGGCTGGTTCGTACGTTCCACCAGGCGTGGCCCGAACCGATCGAGGGCGCCGAGCACGGAGACGTGGAGTACGCGCTGACCCGCGAAAGCTGGCAGCGGGACTTGCCCGGATGA
- a CDS encoding LysR family transcriptional regulator gives MLNAPLDLVRLRLLAEVARHGSMTSAAAALAYTPSAVSQQIRRLESDVGQPVLDRHHRGVSLTEAGRVIVEHTLAIERNLEALRVRLDDIAGLRQGSLRLGTFPTVASSLLPLAVTGFRRAYPGVRLSVHSARLRQLLDLLDRRSVELAFLWEYEWSRITADSLELKVVTEDPTALVVAQSHRLAGRESVDVAELADESWIIRGDNHPVAEVLSRTAHAAGFEPSVAFEANDYQEAQAMVAVGMGIALAPRLALANLRADVRVLRLDGYAPSRRILLARLASRVVTPAEQAMADVILDLGRNGTVGC, from the coding sequence ATGCTTAACGCGCCCCTGGACCTGGTCCGGCTGCGGCTACTCGCCGAGGTCGCCCGCCACGGGTCCATGACGTCCGCGGCCGCCGCGCTCGCGTACACGCCGTCGGCCGTCTCGCAGCAGATCCGGCGGCTGGAGAGTGACGTCGGGCAGCCCGTGCTCGACCGGCATCACAGGGGCGTCAGCCTCACCGAGGCGGGCCGCGTCATCGTGGAGCACACGCTCGCCATCGAACGCAACCTCGAGGCACTGCGAGTGAGGCTCGACGACATCGCGGGCCTACGACAAGGATCGCTTCGACTCGGCACCTTTCCAACGGTCGCCTCGTCGCTGCTGCCGCTCGCGGTTACCGGATTTCGCCGCGCCTACCCCGGTGTGCGGTTGTCCGTGCACAGCGCACGGCTGAGGCAGTTGCTCGATCTGCTCGACCGCCGCAGCGTGGAGCTGGCGTTCTTGTGGGAGTACGAGTGGTCACGCATCACGGCGGACTCGCTGGAACTGAAGGTCGTGACCGAGGACCCGACGGCGCTCGTGGTGGCGCAGTCGCACCGGCTCGCCGGTCGGGAGTCGGTGGACGTCGCCGAACTCGCCGACGAGAGCTGGATCATCCGTGGTGACAACCACCCGGTGGCGGAGGTGCTGTCGCGCACCGCGCATGCCGCGGGGTTCGAGCCGTCGGTCGCCTTCGAAGCCAACGACTACCAGGAGGCGCAGGCGATGGTCGCTGTCGGCATGGGCATCGCGCTGGCGCCGAGGCTCGCCCTGGCGAACTTGCGCGCCGACGTGCGGGTGCTGCGGCTGGACGGTTACGCGCCGAGCCGCCGCATCCTGCTCGCCCGGTTGGCTTCTCGCGTGGTGACCCCGGCCGAGCAGGCGATGGCCGACGTGATCCTCGATCTCGGCCGCAACGGAACAGTCGGGTGCTGA